In Afipia sp. GAS231, a single window of DNA contains:
- a CDS encoding amino acid ABC transporter substrate-binding protein, protein MHQSPRRTGSRPIGAVGLLLAACLLATGASAQTADSEGLSPTLANIKKTHVVRLGYRESSPPFSFLDPSNRPIGYSLELCEAVVEEIGIEVDDPNLKIEYVKVTSDDRIPAVTQNKIDLECGSTTANAERAKLVAFSPLMFVAGTKLMVPKASTIGGPADLKGKTVVVTKGTTNEQAMHNVDKKLSLGLNIVAAPDHEQSYQMLVDGKADAFATDDILLYGLIARHKSQDKFKVTGEYLSYDPYGIMFRKGEPQLSAVVERTFRKLGSNRDLIPLYNKWFVARLPTGEKLNVAISPQLEEAFKVLDDTQGTSNN, encoded by the coding sequence ATGCATCAGTCCCCGAGGAGAACAGGTAGCAGGCCGATAGGAGCCGTCGGCCTGTTGCTGGCAGCGTGCCTGCTGGCAACGGGTGCGTCGGCCCAGACCGCTGATAGCGAGGGGCTTAGCCCCACGCTTGCCAACATCAAGAAGACCCATGTGGTGCGGCTCGGCTATCGCGAGAGCTCGCCGCCGTTCTCGTTCCTCGATCCGTCGAACCGGCCGATCGGCTACAGCCTCGAACTCTGCGAGGCGGTGGTCGAGGAGATCGGGATCGAGGTCGACGATCCCAATCTCAAGATCGAATACGTCAAGGTTACCTCGGATGACCGCATTCCGGCGGTGACGCAGAACAAGATCGATCTCGAATGCGGCTCGACCACCGCGAATGCCGAACGCGCCAAACTGGTGGCGTTCTCGCCGCTGATGTTCGTGGCCGGCACCAAACTGATGGTGCCGAAGGCCTCGACGATAGGAGGGCCGGCGGACCTGAAGGGCAAGACCGTGGTGGTGACGAAGGGCACCACCAACGAGCAGGCGATGCACAATGTCGACAAGAAGCTTTCGCTCGGCCTCAACATCGTGGCGGCGCCCGACCATGAACAATCCTATCAGATGCTGGTGGACGGCAAGGCCGATGCGTTCGCGACCGACGACATCCTGCTCTATGGCCTGATCGCGCGGCACAAGAGCCAGGACAAGTTCAAGGTGACCGGCGAATATCTGTCCTACGATCCCTACGGCATCATGTTTCGCAAGGGCGAGCCGCAACTGTCGGCGGTGGTCGAGCGCACCTTCCGCAAGCTCGGTTCGAACCGCGACCTGATTCCGCTCTACAACAAGTGGTTCGTGGCGCGGCTGCCGACCGGCGAAAAGCTCAACGTCGCGATCTCGCCGCAGCTCGAGGAAGCCTTCAAGGTGCTCGACGACACGCAGGGAACGAGCAACAACTAG
- a CDS encoding dicarboxylate/amino acid:cation symporter, with protein MSSRFTQFILIAMALGIVMGTLVFNYLPDSRVEIAADVNLIAMLFLRLIKMIIAPLVFATLVGGIAHMGSGAKLGRIFAKTMGWFVSASFVSLLLGLLMVNLLQPGANFPGTLPDKGQSTGLPVSAFSIEKFLTHLIPTSIADAMAQNEILQIVVFAVFFAVALGAMPERSKPIMGLIDDLAHIMLKVTGYVMLFAPVAVWAAIMATVSKNGLGVLWKLIVFMGGFYVSLMLLWGILFTVGFLVFGSRYSHLMRLIREPLMIAFSTASSEAAYPKTLEGLNRFGASSRISAFVLPLGYSFNLDGTMMYCTFASIFIAQTYHIEMSLGTQLAMLATLMITSKGVAGVPRASLVVIASTLSQFGIPEAGLLMIMGIDTFLDMGRSATNVIGNSLATAVVAKWEGELKAEHELGPDDLVSSDAVAGDAVPAH; from the coding sequence ATGTCCAGCAGGTTTACGCAATTCATTCTGATCGCGATGGCGCTCGGCATCGTGATGGGCACACTGGTTTTCAACTATCTGCCCGACAGCCGGGTCGAGATTGCGGCCGACGTAAACCTGATCGCGATGCTGTTCCTGCGTCTGATCAAGATGATCATCGCGCCGCTGGTGTTCGCCACGCTGGTCGGCGGCATCGCGCATATGGGCTCGGGCGCCAAGCTCGGCCGCATCTTCGCCAAGACGATGGGCTGGTTCGTCAGCGCCTCCTTTGTCTCGTTGCTGCTCGGCCTCTTGATGGTCAACCTGCTGCAGCCCGGTGCCAACTTCCCCGGTACGCTGCCCGACAAGGGGCAGTCGACCGGCCTGCCGGTCTCGGCCTTCTCGATCGAGAAATTCCTGACCCATCTGATCCCGACCTCGATCGCGGACGCGATGGCGCAGAATGAAATCCTGCAGATCGTGGTGTTCGCGGTGTTCTTCGCCGTAGCACTTGGCGCCATGCCGGAGCGGTCGAAGCCGATCATGGGGCTGATCGACGATCTCGCCCATATCATGCTGAAAGTGACCGGCTATGTGATGCTGTTCGCGCCTGTCGCGGTATGGGCTGCGATCATGGCGACCGTATCCAAGAATGGCCTCGGCGTGCTGTGGAAGCTGATCGTGTTCATGGGCGGCTTCTACGTGTCGCTGATGCTGCTGTGGGGCATCCTGTTCACGGTGGGATTCCTGGTTTTCGGATCTCGATACAGTCACCTGATGCGTCTGATCCGCGAACCCCTGATGATCGCGTTCTCGACGGCATCGTCGGAAGCCGCCTATCCAAAAACCCTCGAAGGCCTCAACCGCTTCGGCGCCTCGTCGCGGATATCGGCTTTCGTGCTGCCGCTGGGTTATTCGTTCAACCTCGACGGCACGATGATGTACTGCACGTTTGCGAGCATCTTCATCGCGCAGACCTACCACATCGAAATGTCGCTCGGGACCCAGCTCGCGATGCTGGCCACGCTGATGATCACCTCGAAGGGCGTCGCCGGCGTGCCGCGCGCCTCCCTCGTCGTGATCGCGTCGACGCTCAGCCAGTTCGGGATTCCCGAGGCCGGCCTCTTGATGATCATGGGTATCGATACGTTCCTCGACATGGGACGCAGCGCCACCAACGTGATCGGAAACTCGCTGGCGACCGCCGTGGTTGCGAAGTGGGAGGGCGAGCTGAAGGCCGAGCATGAACTCGGTCCGGATGACCTCGTGTCATCAGACGCTGTTGCCGGTGACGCCGTGCCGGCGCATTGA
- a CDS encoding NADP-dependent oxidoreductase yields MNDTVNRQVLLVEKPTGKLGPEHFKMTKGTVPEPKDGEVLVRTRYISLDAANRAWMHGATYRAAVEANTVMAGGGIAEVVSSKAPGLAAGDIVFGDTGWQDYAAVPAKHLSKMPKLEPMTHLLSVYGIAGLTAYFGLLHVGKPKAGETVVVSAAAGSVGSIVGQIAKIKGCHVIGIAGGKDKCHWLTSELGFDAAVDYKDGATFKALRAAAPKGIDVYFDNVGGDILEACLSLMNNRGRIACCGAISQYDGVPSATGPRGVPGLIVVKRLIMQGFIVMDYMDQRDQALADLQSWVASGKLKVQEDVIDGLENTPKALIGLLAGENRGKRMVKV; encoded by the coding sequence ATGAACGACACCGTCAACCGCCAGGTCTTGCTTGTGGAAAAGCCGACCGGCAAGCTCGGCCCCGAACATTTCAAAATGACCAAGGGCACCGTTCCCGAACCGAAGGACGGCGAGGTGCTGGTGCGGACGCGCTACATCTCGCTCGATGCCGCCAACCGGGCCTGGATGCATGGCGCCACCTACCGCGCCGCGGTCGAGGCCAACACGGTGATGGCCGGCGGCGGCATCGCCGAAGTCGTGTCCTCGAAAGCCCCGGGGCTTGCAGCGGGCGATATCGTGTTCGGCGACACCGGCTGGCAGGATTATGCCGCCGTTCCGGCCAAGCACCTCTCGAAGATGCCGAAGCTGGAGCCGATGACCCATCTGCTCAGCGTCTACGGAATCGCCGGCCTGACCGCTTATTTCGGGCTGCTCCATGTCGGCAAGCCGAAGGCCGGCGAAACCGTCGTGGTCTCGGCGGCAGCCGGCTCGGTCGGATCGATCGTCGGGCAAATTGCGAAGATCAAGGGCTGCCACGTCATCGGCATCGCCGGCGGCAAGGACAAATGCCACTGGCTGACGTCCGAACTCGGTTTCGACGCCGCGGTCGATTACAAGGACGGCGCGACCTTCAAGGCGCTGCGCGCGGCGGCGCCCAAGGGCATCGACGTCTATTTCGACAATGTCGGCGGCGACATCCTCGAAGCCTGCCTGTCATTGATGAACAACCGCGGCCGCATCGCCTGCTGCGGCGCGATCTCGCAATATGACGGCGTGCCGTCGGCCACCGGCCCGCGCGGCGTGCCCGGCCTGATCGTGGTGAAGCGCCTGATCATGCAGGGCTTCATTGTGATGGACTACATGGACCAGCGCGATCAGGCTTTGGCCGACCTGCAGTCCTGGGTCGCGTCCGGCAAACTGAAGGTGCAGGAGGACGTGATCGACGGGCTGGAGAACACGCCGAAGGCGCTGATCGGATTGCTGGCCGGCGAGAACCGGGGCAAGCGGATGGTGAAGGTGTAG
- a CDS encoding efflux RND transporter permease subunit yields MISKFFIERPVLSNVIAILMVLIGGVCLFRLAVAQYPDVVPPTVQVTTRYPGASAKTVIDTVALPIEQQVNGVEDMLYMQSYSGADGTYSLTVTFKIGTDLNFAQVLVQNRVSSALSQLPQSVQNQGVTVQKRSTAILLFVTLSSPDATYDSLFLSNYATINIKDELARLPGVGNVTVFGAGQYSMRVWLDPNKLQVRGLMPQDVIQSIQQQSQQVTAGQVGAPPTPAGQAFQYTLNVNGRLDDKSQFEDVIVKTGNNGDVTRVRDVGWVELGAQTYSQVFSLNNKPSTGIGVFQSPGANALEVEAAVQKKMAVLAKAFPRDITYATPFDTTKFVSESINEVYKTLIEAGLLVLVVILIFLQDWRAMLVPATTVPVTIIGAFAAMAALGFTVNISTLFAIVLAIGIVVDDAIVVVEGAAHNIEKGMSGHDAAISAMDALFAPIVGITLVLISVFLPSAFLPGLTGRMYSQFALVIAATALLSAVNAATLKPTQCALWLRRPVPPEQRNFFYRGFNAVYDRLERAYGRLMVRMTNHASFCVVLALIVIGASGYGLSRVPTGFIPIEDQGYLLVAAQLPDGAALDRTQEVLKRVSDIASQTPGVDQVISIAGISALDGSSSLANAGVAYLILKEWSARGQGQDLRSLFVGLNEKMSVIQEARILVIPPPPIQGIGNAAGFAMQVQLRDGNADYGKLQAIAGAIVSNAQTQSALQRVSSSFRSMVPQFDVEVDRIKTQTLHVTTDQIFSTLSSYLGSTYINQFNKFGRTFQVYAQADSQFRLTPRDIEKLMVRNSQGDMVPLGTVAKITPAVGPSLISLYNLYPSASIIGLPATGFSSGQSMTLMEEIAGKTLPPGTGFEWTAMSYQEKVVGGQIYWAFGLALLLVYLVLAGQYESWYAPVSVILAVPLSLLGPMAVLTGLRIENNLYTQIGIILLIALSAKNAILIVEVALELHVRDRKPLLESAVEAARARFRPILMTSFAFILGVVPLVLATGAGANARKSIGITVFSGMLASTCLAVLFVPTFFVVVQRFENWLKERKGTKAGAPVAPPAPGTVH; encoded by the coding sequence ATGATTTCGAAATTCTTCATCGAACGGCCCGTCCTTTCCAACGTCATCGCGATCCTGATGGTCCTGATCGGCGGCGTCTGCCTGTTCCGGCTGGCGGTCGCGCAATATCCCGATGTGGTGCCGCCGACGGTGCAGGTCACGACCCGGTATCCCGGCGCCAGCGCCAAGACCGTGATCGACACGGTGGCGCTGCCGATCGAGCAGCAGGTCAACGGCGTCGAGGACATGCTCTATATGCAGTCCTACAGCGGCGCCGACGGCACCTATTCGCTGACGGTCACGTTCAAGATCGGTACCGACCTCAACTTCGCGCAGGTGCTGGTGCAGAATCGGGTGTCGAGCGCGCTGTCGCAACTGCCGCAATCGGTGCAGAACCAGGGCGTCACGGTCCAGAAGAGGTCGACCGCGATCCTGCTGTTCGTGACGCTGAGTTCGCCTGACGCGACCTATGACAGCCTGTTCCTGAGCAACTACGCCACCATCAACATCAAGGACGAACTGGCGCGGCTGCCCGGCGTCGGCAACGTCACCGTGTTCGGCGCCGGCCAATACTCGATGCGGGTCTGGCTCGATCCGAACAAGCTGCAAGTGCGCGGACTGATGCCGCAGGACGTCATCCAGTCGATCCAGCAGCAGAGCCAGCAGGTGACCGCGGGCCAGGTCGGCGCGCCGCCGACGCCGGCGGGCCAGGCGTTCCAGTACACACTGAACGTCAACGGCCGGCTCGACGACAAGAGCCAGTTCGAGGATGTCATCGTCAAGACCGGCAACAATGGCGACGTCACCCGCGTGCGCGACGTCGGCTGGGTCGAACTCGGCGCCCAGACCTACAGCCAGGTGTTCTCGCTCAACAACAAGCCGTCCACCGGCATCGGCGTATTCCAGTCGCCCGGCGCCAACGCGCTCGAGGTCGAGGCCGCGGTGCAGAAAAAGATGGCGGTGCTGGCCAAAGCGTTTCCGCGGGACATCACCTACGCCACGCCGTTCGACACCACCAAGTTCGTCTCGGAATCGATCAACGAGGTCTACAAGACGCTGATCGAGGCCGGCCTGCTCGTCCTGGTCGTGATCCTGATCTTCCTGCAGGACTGGCGCGCGATGCTGGTGCCGGCGACCACGGTGCCGGTCACGATCATTGGCGCCTTTGCGGCGATGGCGGCGCTCGGCTTCACGGTCAATATCTCGACCCTGTTTGCGATCGTGCTGGCGATCGGCATCGTGGTCGACGACGCCATCGTCGTGGTCGAGGGCGCGGCGCACAATATCGAGAAGGGCATGTCCGGCCATGATGCCGCGATATCAGCGATGGATGCGCTGTTCGCGCCGATCGTCGGCATTACGCTGGTGCTGATCTCGGTGTTCCTGCCGTCGGCATTCCTGCCGGGGTTGACGGGGCGGATGTATTCGCAATTCGCGCTGGTGATCGCCGCGACCGCGCTGCTCAGCGCCGTCAACGCTGCGACGCTGAAACCGACGCAATGCGCGCTGTGGCTGCGGCGGCCGGTGCCGCCGGAGCAGCGCAACTTCTTCTATCGCGGCTTCAACGCGGTCTATGACCGGCTCGAACGTGCCTACGGCCGGCTGATGGTGCGCATGACCAACCACGCCAGCTTCTGTGTGGTCCTTGCGCTCATTGTGATCGGCGCCAGCGGTTATGGGCTGTCGCGGGTGCCGACCGGTTTCATTCCGATCGAGGACCAGGGCTATCTCCTGGTCGCGGCGCAACTTCCCGATGGTGCGGCGCTCGACCGTACCCAGGAGGTGCTGAAGCGGGTCAGCGATATCGCCAGCCAAACGCCGGGCGTCGATCAGGTCATCAGCATCGCCGGCATTTCGGCGCTGGACGGTTCCTCAAGTCTCGCCAACGCCGGGGTCGCCTACCTGATCCTGAAGGAGTGGAGCGCGCGCGGCCAGGGCCAGGACCTGCGTTCGCTGTTCGTCGGACTGAACGAGAAGATGTCGGTCATTCAGGAGGCGCGGATCCTGGTGATTCCGCCGCCGCCGATCCAGGGCATCGGCAATGCGGCCGGCTTTGCGATGCAGGTGCAGCTCCGCGACGGCAATGCCGACTACGGCAAGCTTCAGGCCATTGCCGGCGCGATCGTCTCCAATGCGCAGACCCAAAGCGCGCTACAGCGCGTCAGCTCGTCGTTCCGTTCGATGGTGCCGCAGTTCGACGTCGAGGTCGACCGGATCAAGACCCAGACGCTGCATGTCACGACCGACCAGATCTTCTCGACCCTGTCGTCCTATCTCGGCTCGACCTACATCAACCAGTTCAACAAGTTCGGCCGCACCTTCCAGGTCTATGCGCAGGCGGATTCGCAATTTCGCCTGACGCCGCGCGACATCGAAAAGCTGATGGTGCGCAACAGCCAGGGCGACATGGTGCCGCTCGGCACGGTCGCGAAGATCACACCGGCCGTCGGCCCTTCGCTGATCAGCCTCTACAACCTCTATCCGTCCGCGAGCATCATCGGCCTGCCGGCCACCGGCTTCTCTTCCGGCCAGTCGATGACACTGATGGAAGAGATCGCCGGCAAGACCTTGCCGCCGGGTACCGGCTTCGAGTGGACGGCGATGTCGTACCAGGAGAAGGTTGTCGGCGGCCAGATCTACTGGGCGTTCGGGCTGGCGCTGCTGCTGGTTTATCTCGTGCTGGCCGGTCAATATGAGAGCTGGTACGCGCCGGTCTCCGTCATTCTAGCGGTGCCGTTGTCGCTGCTGGGTCCGATGGCGGTGCTGACCGGTTTGCGGATCGAGAACAATCTCTACACCCAGATCGGCATTATTCTTCTCATCGCGCTGTCGGCCAAGAACGCCATCCTGATCGTCGAGGTGGCGCTCGAACTCCATGTGCGCGATCGCAAGCCGCTGCTCGAATCCGCCGTCGAGGCGGCGCGGGCCCGGTTCCGGCCGATCCTGATGACGTCGTTTGCCTTCATCCTTGGTGTGGTCCCGCTGGTGCTCGCAACCGGCGCCGGCGCCAACGCCCGCAAGTCGATCGGCATCACGGTGTTTTCGGGCATGCTGGCATCGACGTGCCTCGCCGTGCTGTTCGTGCCGACGTTCTTTGTCGTGGTTCAGCGTTTCGAGAATTGGCTGAAGGAGCGCAAGGGGACGAAGGCGGGAGCGCCGGTCGCACCGCCCGCGCCGGGCACGGTGCATTAG
- a CDS encoding efflux RND transporter periplasmic adaptor subunit encodes MKLTHSQHAVAAPRIAFAIVASVSLSACEQNSFVPPPPPKVEVATPLQRPVTRYLEATGNTAPIKNVDLVARVQGVLQAINYQDGTFVKEGTTLFTIEPETYKLKLEQAQAAEAGAQASMKQTDADFKRQSDLVQRQAVSQSTLDNSTSARDNAQANLLQAEANTKIAAVNYGYTNVVAPFDGIVSAHLVSVGELVGAASPTQLATIVALDPIYVNFNVNEQDVLRIREEAKRRGMTPSELRQLPVEVALQTESGYPHKGKLDYISPSLNQSTGTLAVRGVLPNPDRVLLPGFFVRVRVPFDEQKDALLVPDVALGSDQAGRYVLVVNGDNVVEQRKVLTGPLEGDLRVIETGLKPDDRVVTSGLLRAIPGQKVDPQLKTVEAQPAAKK; translated from the coding sequence ATGAAGCTTACGCATTCGCAACATGCCGTCGCTGCACCACGAATTGCCTTCGCCATAGTTGCTTCCGTCAGCTTAAGTGCCTGCGAACAAAATAGCTTTGTTCCGCCACCACCACCGAAAGTTGAAGTCGCCACGCCCTTGCAGCGGCCGGTCACGCGCTATCTGGAAGCCACCGGCAATACCGCGCCGATCAAGAACGTCGATCTCGTCGCCCGCGTGCAGGGCGTTCTGCAGGCGATCAATTATCAGGACGGCACCTTCGTGAAAGAAGGCACCACGCTGTTCACGATCGAGCCCGAAACCTACAAGCTGAAGCTCGAACAGGCGCAGGCCGCGGAAGCCGGCGCGCAGGCCTCGATGAAGCAGACCGATGCCGATTTCAAGCGCCAGTCCGATCTGGTGCAACGACAGGCGGTTTCGCAGTCAACGCTCGATAATTCGACGTCGGCGCGCGACAACGCGCAGGCAAACCTGCTGCAGGCCGAGGCCAACACCAAGATCGCGGCGGTCAATTACGGTTACACCAACGTGGTCGCGCCGTTCGACGGCATCGTCAGCGCCCACCTCGTCTCGGTCGGCGAATTGGTCGGCGCCGCGTCGCCGACCCAGCTTGCGACTATCGTCGCGCTCGATCCGATCTATGTGAATTTCAACGTCAACGAACAGGACGTGTTGCGGATTCGCGAGGAGGCGAAGCGGCGCGGCATGACGCCGAGCGAGCTTCGGCAATTGCCGGTCGAGGTCGCATTGCAGACCGAGAGCGGCTACCCGCACAAGGGCAAGCTCGACTACATCTCGCCAAGCCTCAATCAGTCGACCGGAACATTGGCCGTGCGCGGTGTGCTGCCCAATCCCGACCGCGTCTTGTTGCCGGGGTTCTTCGTCCGGGTCCGCGTTCCCTTTGACGAGCAGAAAGATGCGCTGCTGGTACCCGACGTTGCATTGGGCAGCGATCAGGCCGGCCGGTACGTGCTGGTCGTCAACGGCGACAACGTGGTCGAGCAGCGCAAGGTCCTGACCGGCCCGCTGGAAGGCGATTTGCGCGTCATCGAAACCGGGTTGAAACCGGATGACCGTGTCGTCACGTCAGGCCTGTTGCGCGCGATCCCCGGCCAGAAGGTCGATCCTCAGCTCAAGACGGTAGAAGCGCAGCCGGCAGCGAAAAAGTAG
- a CDS encoding cysteine rich repeat-containing protein, translated as MINTLTRAATFGAVMTAAILINVAPAFSQAPSEAQRAAIKSQCRSDYMAHCSSIPPGGEASLQCLQKNMSSLAPGCQSAVKAVEAPKAESAPAAEAAKPAAEPKSSESKTATPVAATPKAAAAKQPTSAQISAIRSACRSDYPKVCAGVPTGGAPALQCLEKNKAKLSASCEKAVAAATGGAATSGGAAAPAAGTAPAAAGAAPAAAAAPAVIVLRPMRPREELFVLRSACGGDVRTICGGVAPGGGRIVQCLATNAAQLSPACQDVLSQFRAQ; from the coding sequence ATGATCAACACGTTGACACGTGCGGCGACGTTTGGTGCCGTGATGACGGCCGCAATTTTGATAAATGTCGCGCCTGCATTTTCCCAGGCCCCCAGCGAAGCGCAGCGCGCAGCCATCAAATCGCAATGCCGCTCCGATTACATGGCGCATTGCTCCAGCATCCCGCCGGGCGGCGAAGCTTCGCTGCAATGTTTGCAGAAGAACATGTCGAGCCTTGCCCCGGGTTGTCAGAGCGCCGTGAAGGCCGTCGAAGCGCCGAAGGCTGAATCCGCGCCCGCGGCTGAGGCCGCCAAACCTGCGGCTGAGCCCAAGAGCTCCGAATCCAAGACTGCTACACCAGTCGCCGCAACGCCGAAGGCCGCAGCAGCGAAGCAGCCGACCAGCGCGCAGATTTCCGCGATCCGCAGCGCCTGTCGCTCCGATTACCCAAAGGTCTGTGCGGGCGTGCCGACCGGCGGCGCTCCGGCGTTGCAATGCCTGGAAAAGAACAAGGCAAAACTCTCGGCCAGTTGCGAGAAGGCCGTCGCCGCGGCGACCGGCGGCGCAGCGACAAGTGGCGGCGCAGCGGCGCCCGCGGCTGGAACGGCTCCGGCTGCCGCAGGCGCGGCGCCCGCCGCGGCGGCAGCGCCCGCCGTCATCGTGCTGCGACCGATGCGTCCGCGCGAAGAGCTGTTCGTGCTGCGCTCGGCCTGCGGCGGCGATGTCCGCACCATCTGCGGCGGCGTAGCGCCGGGTGGCGGCCGGATCGTGCAGTGCCTCGCGACCAACGCCGCGCAGCTCTCGCCGGCCTGTCAGGATGTGCTGTCGCAGTTCAGGGCGCAATAA
- a CDS encoding FAD-dependent monooxygenase yields the protein MRIAVIGGGPGGLYFAYLWKRRHPDAEIDLFEQNPEGATWGFGVVFSEQALEFLRADDPETVDAVAPRMESWKNITLNLRGESVEIDGVGFSSIGRLELLTILQQRVRAAGVTPHYDTTIQSVDDLKGYDLIVAADGLNSLVRRGFEKQFGASVAHSTNKFAWYGTSKTFATLSQTFVKTALGTFNAHHYRYSPAMSTFLVECDAATWQAYGFEHKTIEQSQAICEDIFADTLDGHPLVSNKSVWRNFPWIWNENWSHGNMVLIGDALHSAHFSIGSGTRLAIEDAIALTKALEAEPEIATALARYQAERKPIVKKLVTAARTSADWYEHFPEHMKRDLMDFAYSYITRSGRIDDSRLRAMSPQFMARYEAAKNGSRS from the coding sequence GTGCGCATCGCCGTCATCGGCGGAGGCCCCGGCGGTCTCTACTTCGCTTATCTCTGGAAGCGGCGCCATCCGGACGCCGAAATCGACCTGTTCGAACAGAACCCCGAAGGCGCGACCTGGGGCTTCGGCGTGGTATTTTCCGAACAGGCACTGGAATTCCTGCGTGCCGACGACCCCGAAACGGTCGATGCGGTTGCGCCAAGGATGGAGAGCTGGAAGAACATCACGCTCAACCTGCGCGGCGAGAGCGTCGAAATCGACGGCGTCGGATTTTCCTCGATCGGCCGGCTCGAACTACTGACCATCCTGCAGCAACGCGTGCGCGCGGCAGGCGTCACCCCGCACTACGACACGACGATCCAATCGGTCGACGACCTCAAGGGGTACGACCTGATCGTGGCCGCCGACGGGCTGAACTCGCTGGTGCGCCGCGGTTTTGAAAAGCAATTCGGCGCCTCGGTCGCGCACTCGACCAACAAGTTCGCCTGGTATGGCACCAGCAAGACCTTCGCGACGCTGTCGCAGACCTTCGTGAAGACCGCTCTCGGCACCTTCAACGCCCATCACTACCGCTATTCGCCCGCCATGAGCACCTTCCTGGTCGAATGCGACGCCGCGACCTGGCAGGCCTACGGCTTCGAGCACAAGACCATCGAGCAGTCGCAGGCGATCTGCGAGGACATCTTCGCCGATACGCTCGACGGCCACCCGCTGGTGTCCAACAAATCGGTGTGGCGCAATTTTCCCTGGATCTGGAACGAGAACTGGTCGCACGGCAACATGGTGCTGATCGGCGACGCCCTGCATTCGGCGCACTTCTCGATCGGTTCGGGAACGCGGCTCGCGATCGAAGACGCGATCGCGCTGACCAAGGCGCTGGAAGCGGAGCCGGAGATCGCCACGGCGCTGGCCCGTTACCAGGCCGAGCGCAAACCGATCGTGAAGAAGCTGGTGACGGCGGCGCGCACCAGCGCCGACTGGTATGAGCATTTCCCCGAACACATGAAGCGCGACCTGATGGATTTCGCCTATAGCTACATCACCCGTTCGGGACGGATCGACGACAGCAGGCTGCGCGCGATGTCGCCGCAGTTCATGGCGCGCTATGAGGCGGCAAAGAACGGGAGCCGGTCATGA